Proteins co-encoded in one Acidobacteriota bacterium genomic window:
- a CDS encoding amidohydrolase — MKKIFVTLSLVLLTGLFAFAQGGSPELILFNGKIFTAESNQLTVEALAIRGERILAVGSNDEIKRLADNKTRLIDLQGKTVIPGINDAHFHFTPFPEGIQLTFDSMEPTWAETVEAIKRAVKTAPKGKWIFGTIGYKVLSEKTADRFALDQISPDNPILLGAFYGHGDIVNSKAMPLLKIADDAPDVLGGYFERVSNSQKINGRSWEYAQWRPARVLAEQVSDEIAIAELKKMSDEAVRFGVTSMQVMSTLSIDRFAKLLVKADLPIRVRAIPFALTFENRRDLSEFQMLSKLNFPKSKVKTSGIKWILDGTPFERGAATRQPYMDMPSSRGKMNFPEAEISKMLKESLKFNQQILFHCSGDQCVASVFDAMEKIKIDWNQKRVRIEHGDGVSGDLIERGRKLGVIVVQNPTHLSFVEMLYSRYSPKMDFMQSRSLIDGGMHFALGSDGPMNPYLNIMFSSIHPSRPTEAITREQAVVAYTKVAAFAEFAEKDKGSLIRGKLADLSVLSQDIFTAPVPELPKTHSILTFIGGKIAYDEKLLK; from the coding sequence ATGAAGAAAATCTTTGTGACACTCTCACTTGTACTTCTGACAGGTCTTTTTGCATTCGCACAGGGCGGTTCGCCCGAACTGATCTTGTTTAATGGGAAAATATTTACTGCTGAATCTAATCAATTGACCGTCGAAGCCCTTGCGATTCGCGGCGAAAGGATCCTGGCCGTCGGATCAAATGATGAGATCAAACGACTCGCCGATAACAAAACTCGTTTGATCGATCTGCAGGGCAAAACTGTCATTCCCGGGATCAACGATGCGCATTTTCATTTCACGCCTTTTCCTGAGGGCATTCAATTAACATTTGACAGTATGGAGCCAACTTGGGCGGAAACTGTCGAGGCCATAAAAAGGGCGGTCAAAACTGCGCCGAAGGGAAAATGGATCTTCGGTACTATCGGTTACAAGGTTTTGTCTGAAAAGACGGCTGACCGTTTTGCTCTTGACCAAATTTCGCCTGACAATCCGATCTTACTAGGTGCTTTTTACGGACACGGAGATATCGTCAATTCAAAAGCTATGCCGCTTTTGAAAATTGCCGATGACGCTCCCGACGTGCTGGGCGGATATTTTGAACGGGTTTCAAATTCGCAGAAAATTAATGGCAGATCTTGGGAATATGCTCAGTGGCGACCAGCAAGGGTCTTGGCCGAGCAAGTTTCGGATGAAATTGCCATCGCAGAACTGAAAAAGATGTCGGACGAAGCTGTTCGATTTGGCGTTACTTCGATGCAAGTTATGTCAACTTTGAGTATTGACCGGTTTGCGAAACTATTGGTCAAGGCTGATCTGCCAATTCGGGTCCGTGCCATTCCGTTTGCCCTCACTTTTGAAAACAGGCGCGATTTGTCTGAATTTCAGATGTTGTCAAAACTCAATTTTCCAAAGTCAAAAGTTAAGACAAGCGGCATTAAATGGATCTTGGATGGGACGCCTTTCGAACGCGGTGCGGCTACACGTCAGCCCTACATGGACATGCCTAGTTCCAGAGGTAAAATGAATTTTCCGGAAGCCGAGATCTCTAAAATGCTCAAGGAATCGCTGAAATTCAATCAACAGATCCTCTTTCATTGTTCCGGAGATCAATGCGTCGCGTCCGTTTTTGATGCAATGGAAAAGATCAAAATTGATTGGAACCAAAAGCGGGTCCGAATCGAACACGGGGACGGAGTTAGTGGCGATCTGATCGAACGCGGCAGAAAGCTGGGCGTGATCGTTGTGCAAAATCCCACTCATTTGTCGTTTGTCGAAATGCTCTACAGCCGATATTCGCCCAAGATGGATTTCATGCAGTCTCGCTCGCTCATTGATGGCGGAATGCATTTCGCACTTGGTTCAGATGGCCCGATGAACCCATATCTGAACATTATGTTTTCCTCAATTCATCCTTCGAGGCCAACCGAAGCAATTACACGCGAGCAAGCCGTGGTTGCATATACAAAGGTTGCGGCGTTTGCCGAGTTTGCCGAGAAAGACAAAGGGAGTTTGATTAGAGGGAAACTGGCGGATCTATCTGTACTTTCACAGGATATCTTCACCGCTCCCGTGCCTGAACTTCCGAAAACGCACAGTATACTTACTTTTATCGGCGGGAAAATAGCTTACGATGAAAAATTACTAAAATAG
- the hydA gene encoding dihydropyrimidinase, with protein MKTLIKNGRVVTAVDDYHADIFIDGETVTTIGKRLDMEADVVIDAAGKLVIPGGIDPHTHMELPFGGTHSSDDFFTGTRAAAFGGTTTIIDFAVQTKGESMTAGVDAWHKKAEGKTAIDYGFHLITTDFEDGDEKEMYKLMDEGITSFKLFMAYPGVFLADDATIFRSMSAAGQRGGLICMHAENGIVINEIIKRFLADGRTAPKYHALTRPTIAEAEGVHRAIAIAEMAESPVYIVHLSCTDALNQVRQARDRGIPAFAETCPQYLFHSIDDYGDGWEGAKYVMTPPLREKHNCAELWKGLKMDDLQVISTDHCPFCMKEQKELGLGDFTKIPNGAPGVENRMNLIYNGGVVENRISLNRFVELTSTAAAKMFGMFPKKGTIAVGSDADIVIFDPNGETTFGVENEHMNVDYSSYEGWKIKGSVETVLSRGRVVIENGEHKGKAGDGQFIKRGECAAI; from the coding sequence ATGAAAACACTAATAAAAAACGGCCGAGTCGTCACCGCTGTTGACGATTATCACGCGGATATTTTTATTGACGGCGAGACTGTGACGACTATCGGCAAGCGGCTGGATATGGAGGCGGATGTTGTCATCGACGCCGCTGGCAAACTCGTTATTCCCGGCGGGATCGATCCGCATACGCATATGGAGCTGCCGTTTGGCGGGACGCACTCATCGGACGATTTTTTTACCGGGACGCGGGCGGCGGCGTTTGGGGGGACGACGACGATCATTGATTTTGCGGTGCAGACGAAGGGGGAATCGATGACTGCGGGCGTCGATGCGTGGCACAAAAAGGCCGAGGGCAAGACGGCAATCGACTACGGGTTTCATCTCATCACGACCGACTTTGAGGATGGTGACGAAAAAGAGATGTACAAGCTGATGGACGAGGGGATCACGTCTTTCAAGCTGTTCATGGCGTATCCGGGCGTGTTTTTGGCGGACGACGCGACGATCTTTCGTTCGATGTCGGCGGCGGGCCAACGCGGCGGGCTGATCTGCATGCACGCCGAGAACGGCATCGTTATCAATGAGATCATCAAACGCTTTCTGGCCGATGGCCGCACTGCTCCGAAGTATCACGCATTGACTCGTCCGACCATCGCCGAGGCCGAGGGAGTCCATCGTGCGATCGCCATTGCCGAAATGGCCGAGTCGCCGGTGTACATCGTTCACCTTTCGTGTACGGATGCTTTGAATCAGGTAAGACAGGCGAGAGATCGCGGCATTCCGGCGTTTGCGGAGACTTGTCCGCAGTATCTTTTCCACTCGATCGACGATTACGGCGATGGCTGGGAAGGTGCGAAATACGTAATGACGCCACCTTTGCGTGAGAAGCATAACTGCGCCGAGCTGTGGAAGGGCCTCAAGATGGACGACCTGCAAGTCATCTCAACCGACCATTGCCCGTTCTGCATGAAAGAGCAGAAGGAACTCGGGTTAGGTGATTTTACAAAGATCCCGAACGGTGCTCCGGGCGTCGAGAACCGCATGAATCTGATCTACAACGGCGGCGTGGTCGAGAACAGAATTTCGCTCAACCGTTTTGTCGAGCTGACCTCGACGGCGGCGGCGAAGATGTTCGGTATGTTCCCGAAAAAGGGAACGATCGCCGTCGGTTCCGATGCAGATATCGTTATCTTCGATCCAAACGGCGAAACGACCTTCGGTGTCGAGAACGAACACATGAACGTCGATTATTCGTCCTACGAAGGGTGGAAGATCAAAGGTAGCGTCGAAACAGTTCTGTCACGCGGGCGCGTTGTGATCGAAAATGGTGAGCACAAAGGCAAAGCCGGTGACGGGCAATTCATAAAACGCGGCGAATGTGCCGCGATCTAA
- a CDS encoding M28 family peptidase: MLVAAILSACLNTHGQQTAADQTQLKLLQPALDAIRADTILEHIKKLASDEFEGRGPGTRGETLTVNYLVDQFKRSGVRPGNPDGTFVQKVPLIGSQTTPEIEIEAGGQTMSLKFLDEFVHDFPSLRRSALVRNTGVVFAGYGIVAPEFGWDDYKGVDVRNKLVIVLSGEPSQPDRNDPKKSDSAFFKGDTRTYYSTREAKYDLAGKRGAAGVLVVYDPDASKTYSLFQTFAKMEGFGLKPANINSAPLISGLITIGAARRLFALAGQDLDKLQTAASRPDRAFVQIKAKADISVKSKIRTVISHNVVARVEGSDPKLKNEYVIYSAHWDHLGKDTNLKGDQIYNGAQDNAVGTAQLLEVARGFARLASKPKRSILLIAVTAEEKGFLGSRYYAQHPLFPVAKTVANINLDGGNVWGVTADLITTGYGLSTLDEFLAEAARIQGRKFIKEAIDNGGLYFGSDQIEFAKVGIPACFPFSGSEYIGRPKDWGDKKWEAYSQERYHQVSDEVKLDWDLSGAAEDAKWLLIAGFNVAQAAERPVWKLGSEFKRRK, translated from the coding sequence ATGTTGGTTGCCGCAATCTTGTCGGCGTGCCTCAATACGCATGGTCAGCAAACCGCGGCTGATCAAACACAGCTTAAGCTGCTGCAGCCGGCTCTCGATGCGATTCGGGCGGACACGATTTTAGAGCACATTAAAAAACTCGCTTCCGACGAATTTGAAGGCCGCGGGCCCGGAACCCGCGGTGAAACGCTTACGGTTAATTATCTTGTCGACCAGTTCAAACGCTCCGGCGTCAGGCCGGGAAATCCAGACGGTACGTTTGTCCAGAAGGTCCCTTTGATCGGATCTCAGACGACACCTGAGATCGAGATCGAGGCCGGCGGGCAGACGATGTCGCTCAAGTTCCTTGATGAGTTTGTGCACGATTTTCCCTCGCTGCGACGGTCGGCTTTGGTTAGAAATACGGGCGTGGTATTTGCGGGGTATGGGATAGTTGCCCCGGAATTTGGGTGGGACGATTACAAAGGCGTTGATGTTCGAAACAAACTGGTCATCGTTTTGAGCGGAGAACCGTCACAGCCAGACAGGAACGATCCGAAGAAATCCGACTCAGCCTTTTTTAAGGGCGACACGCGGACGTATTACTCGACCCGGGAAGCTAAATACGACCTTGCAGGAAAAAGAGGAGCTGCGGGCGTGCTCGTTGTCTACGATCCGGATGCGTCGAAAACCTACTCTCTTTTTCAAACTTTTGCAAAAATGGAAGGCTTTGGGCTGAAGCCGGCGAATATTAATTCCGCTCCGCTGATCTCGGGATTGATAACGATCGGAGCTGCTCGCCGCCTCTTTGCACTCGCGGGCCAAGATCTAGACAAGCTACAAACGGCAGCGTCACGTCCAGATCGAGCATTTGTTCAGATAAAGGCGAAAGCTGATATCTCGGTCAAAAGTAAGATCAGAACCGTAATTAGCCATAATGTCGTCGCACGGGTCGAAGGTTCTGACCCGAAACTAAAAAATGAATATGTGATCTACTCAGCCCACTGGGATCATTTAGGGAAAGATACGAACCTGAAAGGCGACCAGATCTATAACGGTGCCCAGGACAATGCTGTCGGTACCGCCCAGTTATTGGAGGTGGCAAGAGGATTTGCCAGACTGGCAAGTAAACCGAAACGGTCGATTCTCCTTATCGCCGTGACGGCTGAAGAAAAGGGCTTTCTCGGTTCGCGATATTACGCTCAACACCCTTTGTTCCCGGTCGCGAAAACGGTCGCAAATATAAACCTCGATGGCGGAAATGTTTGGGGTGTGACCGCAGATCTCATTACAACAGGTTATGGCCTCTCAACGCTAGACGAGTTCCTGGCCGAAGCTGCTCGGATCCAGGGCAGGAAATTCATAAAAGAGGCTATCGACAACGGCGGACTGTACTTCGGGTCGGACCAGATCGAGTTTGCGAAGGTCGGAATCCCCGCGTGCTTTCCCTTCAGCGGCTCGGAATACATCGGGAGACCTAAGGACTGGGGCGACAAGAAGTGGGAGGCGTATTCCCAAGAACGCTATCACCAGGTATCGGATGAGGTTAAGCTCGATTGGGACCTTTCCGGGGCCGCAGAGGATGCAAAATGGCTGTTGATCGCCGGATTTAACGTCGCCCAGGCCGCAGAACGGCCGGTGTGGAAATTAGGCAGCGAATTCAAGCGGCGCAAATAA
- a CDS encoding tetratricopeptide repeat protein, whose protein sequence is MKFAASILLFLSLSAATGLGQTCSENAKEVRPQLSKEAELKMSQDLEIAARNAVADPTADNIIWYARRKGYLGRYKDAIDALTISLPKFPNDARFYRHRGHRYITLRCFDDAIRDFEKAAKLIKGKPDEVEPDGMPNAQNTPTSTLQSNIWYHLGLAYYLNGDFKKAIEAYKEGMKVSKNNDMLAAMSHWLYMAYWRSQKPVDAGRLLEPVNGDFEVIENDDYLKLLRLYRNEVKPEMLLESLGEKAETLGNASLGYGLGNWYLYNGDKVRAMNIFRKITAGNQWASFGFIAAEAELIRAK, encoded by the coding sequence ATGAAATTCGCCGCATCGATCCTCCTTTTCCTGAGCCTTTCAGCGGCCACCGGTCTTGGGCAGACATGTTCCGAAAATGCCAAAGAGGTCAGGCCGCAGCTTTCGAAAGAGGCTGAGCTGAAAATGTCGCAAGACCTCGAGATCGCCGCCCGAAACGCGGTGGCGGATCCGACTGCCGATAACATCATCTGGTACGCGCGCCGAAAGGGTTATTTAGGCCGGTACAAAGACGCCATCGATGCTCTGACGATCAGCTTGCCAAAATTTCCTAACGATGCCAGGTTTTACCGGCATCGCGGACACCGATATATAACGCTGCGGTGCTTTGACGATGCCATTCGTGACTTCGAGAAAGCCGCAAAACTCATCAAAGGCAAACCCGATGAGGTTGAGCCCGACGGCATGCCAAACGCCCAAAACACGCCGACCAGCACGCTGCAATCCAACATCTGGTACCACCTCGGGCTCGCGTATTATCTTAACGGCGATTTCAAAAAAGCGATCGAGGCTTACAAGGAAGGAATGAAGGTCTCGAAAAATAACGATATGCTCGCCGCAATGTCGCACTGGCTCTACATGGCCTATTGGCGCAGCCAAAAACCGGTGGACGCCGGACGCCTGCTCGAGCCGGTCAACGGAGATTTTGAGGTTATAGAGAACGACGATTATCTCAAACTTCTTCGGCTCTATCGCAACGAAGTGAAGCCAGAAATGCTGTTAGAATCGCTGGGCGAAAAAGCCGAAACGCTCGGAAACGCCTCGCTCGGCTACGGCCTCGGAAATTGGTATCTCTACAACGGCGACAAGGTACGGGCAATGAATATTTTTCGCAAGATCACGGCAGGGAATCAATGGGCTAGTTTTGGCTTTATAGCGGCGGAGGCGGAACTGATTCGGGCTAAGTAG
- a CDS encoding M28 family peptidase — MIPNRTRVVVLLVSLLVGILPVRSQESGVSSDILTTLKPALESIRADRIFDSIKVLASDRFEGRNVGTAGEALTVDHLVSEFKRAGLKPGNPDGTYVQNVPLVGYRTQPRIELDAKGIKASLNFPDDFVHEFPRLQPQVSINDAEVVFGGYGIVAPEYGWDDYKGIDVRNKLVIFLGGEPSIQDKNDPTKMDSTFFKGDLRTFYSTMEYKKELAAEKGAAAVLFITDPEKSPNYSIFKTFALLGGFALEPRGPANKALAVTGLVTISAARRLFAAAGQDLDALQSSAQTKDFKPVSTNARANISVISKLRRVKSQNVVARIEGSDPRLKDEYLVYTAHWDHLGMDKNLKGDQIYNGAIDNAIGTAEMLAIARGLARLPRAPKRSILFIATTAEEKGWLGSRYYVQNPLYPLSKTIADINLDGGNVWGRTKDVNSSGYGYTTLDEYFEAAAQLQGRTFPKESMDNNGLYFGSDNVEFARGGVPAFFAFGGFEYTGRPADFGGNKWNGYADKDYHKVSDEIGPDWDLSGAAEDAQWLLIAGYKIAQAAKRPEWKAGSEFKALIERAKK; from the coding sequence ATGATCCCTAATCGAACTCGTGTCGTCGTTCTTCTGGTTTCGCTGCTCGTTGGCATTTTGCCTGTCAGGAGTCAGGAATCAGGCGTTTCAAGCGACATTTTGACCACTCTCAAACCTGCTCTGGAGAGCATTCGTGCTGACCGGATCTTTGACAGCATTAAGGTGCTCGCGTCGGATAGATTCGAAGGCCGAAACGTTGGAACAGCGGGCGAGGCGCTAACCGTCGATCATCTCGTCAGCGAATTCAAAAGAGCCGGTCTGAAGCCGGGAAATCCTGATGGGACTTACGTCCAAAACGTGCCGCTTGTCGGATATCGCACGCAGCCGCGGATCGAACTGGACGCCAAGGGCATTAAGGCGTCGTTAAACTTTCCGGACGATTTTGTTCACGAGTTTCCACGTCTGCAGCCACAAGTGTCCATCAATGACGCAGAGGTTGTATTTGGCGGATACGGCATTGTTGCCCCTGAATATGGCTGGGATGATTACAAAGGGATTGACGTTCGGAATAAGCTTGTTATTTTTCTTGGCGGCGAGCCGTCGATCCAGGATAAGAACGATCCCACAAAAATGGACAGCACTTTTTTCAAGGGTGATCTGAGAACGTTCTACTCCACCATGGAGTACAAGAAAGAGCTAGCTGCCGAGAAGGGAGCCGCAGCCGTACTTTTCATCACTGATCCGGAAAAGTCGCCTAATTACTCGATCTTTAAGACATTTGCCTTGCTCGGAGGGTTCGCCTTAGAGCCGAGAGGGCCGGCGAATAAGGCTTTGGCGGTGACAGGGCTTGTAACGATCAGTGCGGCCCGGCGGTTGTTTGCGGCTGCCGGCCAGGACCTCGACGCATTACAAAGTTCCGCCCAGACAAAGGACTTCAAACCCGTTTCGACCAATGCCAGAGCTAACATCTCCGTGATCAGTAAGCTTCGACGGGTAAAGAGCCAGAACGTCGTTGCACGGATCGAGGGTTCGGACCCAAGACTGAAGGATGAATATCTGGTCTACACGGCCCATTGGGATCATCTTGGCATGGACAAGAACCTAAAAGGCGATCAGATATACAACGGTGCGATCGACAATGCCATAGGCACTGCAGAAATGCTGGCGATAGCTCGCGGCTTAGCCAGACTCCCGCGGGCCCCGAAACGCTCGATCCTGTTCATTGCCACCACCGCTGAGGAAAAAGGCTGGCTCGGCTCACGATATTACGTACAGAATCCGCTCTATCCGCTCTCAAAAACGATCGCTGATATCAATCTTGACGGCGGCAACGTCTGGGGCCGGACAAAGGACGTGAACAGCAGCGGCTATGGGTACACGACGCTGGATGAGTATTTCGAGGCGGCCGCTCAATTGCAGGGGCGAACATTTCCCAAAGAGTCGATGGATAACAACGGCCTGTATTTTGGCTCGGACAACGTCGAATTTGCGCGAGGCGGTGTTCCGGCGTTTTTTGCATTTGGCGGTTTCGAATACACAGGCCGGCCTGCAGACTTTGGCGGGAACAAATGGAACGGGTACGCCGATAAGGATTACCATAAGGTGTCGGATGAGATCGGGCCGGACTGGGACCTCTCCGGAGCAGCCGAAGATGCTCAATGGCTGCTGATCGCCGGATACAAAATTGCCCAGGCAGCGAAACGACCCGAGTGGAAGGCGGGAAGTGAATTCAAGGCATTGATTGAACGGGCGAAGAAATAG
- a CDS encoding aspartate aminotransferase family protein: protein MNPQEQRSTVSDAVRKHKEFLFPAVANYYQEPIALVKGEGEYVWDDQGNRYLDCFGGVLTVSIGHANPRVNQAWKDQVDRIAHTSTLYANQPQSDLAEKLAEITPGNLKKSFFSNSGTEADDTAILAAKLATGNSEIIVLRHSYAGRSATALASVGHKTWRPVAAQVPGIVHAAAPYCYRCPFKLEYPSCGVACADDVEDIINTTTTGNIAAFMAETILGVGGFIIPPQEYFSRVAEIARSHGGLFISDEVQAAWGRTGDKWFGIEHWGVEPDIITSAKGMGNGVPIGWTIATPEVADAFPGLTFSTFGGNPVSSAVGLAVIKVIEEDDLRTNARVVGDYLMNRMLELKEKHKVIGDVRGMGLMLGIELVKDRQTKEPYPEAVLRVFEETKRQGVLIGKGGLYGNVIRTGMMLNTTTETVDRLVEALDVGLALC, encoded by the coding sequence ATGAATCCACAAGAACAGAGATCGACGGTCTCCGATGCCGTTCGTAAACATAAAGAGTTCCTGTTTCCTGCTGTTGCCAATTATTATCAGGAGCCGATCGCCCTGGTAAAAGGCGAGGGCGAATACGTTTGGGATGATCAGGGCAACCGGTATTTGGATTGCTTTGGCGGCGTACTCACGGTCAGCATAGGCCACGCGAATCCACGAGTAAATCAGGCGTGGAAAGACCAGGTTGATCGGATAGCGCACACCTCGACCCTCTACGCTAACCAGCCGCAGAGCGATCTCGCGGAGAAATTAGCCGAGATCACGCCGGGCAACTTAAAAAAATCGTTCTTTTCGAACAGCGGAACCGAGGCTGATGATACGGCGATCCTGGCTGCGAAGCTCGCGACGGGTAATAGCGAGATCATTGTACTTAGACATAGTTATGCCGGGCGGTCGGCGACGGCCTTGGCTTCGGTCGGGCATAAGACGTGGCGGCCGGTGGCGGCTCAGGTGCCGGGGATCGTTCACGCCGCGGCGCCCTATTGTTACCGCTGCCCGTTCAAGCTCGAATATCCGTCATGCGGCGTGGCGTGCGCGGATGATGTCGAGGACATCATCAACACGACCACTACCGGGAATATTGCGGCATTTATGGCCGAAACGATCCTCGGCGTCGGCGGATTTATCATCCCGCCGCAGGAATATTTCTCGCGTGTTGCCGAGATCGCACGCAGCCACGGCGGGCTATTCATATCAGACGAAGTGCAGGCGGCGTGGGGCCGCACGGGCGATAAGTGGTTCGGCATCGAGCATTGGGGCGTCGAGCCGGACATCATCACTTCGGCAAAAGGTATGGGCAACGGTGTGCCGATCGGCTGGACGATCGCGACGCCGGAGGTTGCGGACGCGTTTCCTGGCCTTACATTTTCGACCTTTGGCGGCAATCCGGTTTCGTCGGCTGTCGGCCTCGCCGTTATCAAAGTTATCGAGGAAGACGATCTCCGGACCAACGCCCGTGTGGTCGGCGATTACCTTATGAACCGGATGCTCGAACTAAAGGAAAAGCACAAAGTCATCGGTGATGTTCGTGGAATGGGACTGATGCTCGGGATCGAGCTTGTCAAGGACCGTCAAACCAAAGAGCCGTATCCCGAAGCCGTGTTAAGGGTCTTCGAAGAAACCAAACGCCAGGGCGTTCTTATTGGCAAGGGTGGACTTTACGGGAATGTCATTCGAACGGGCATGATGTTAAATACGACGACGGAAACGGTCGATCGCCTGGTTGAGGCTTTGGATGTGGGGCTTGCTCTTTGTTAG
- a CDS encoding amidohydrolase family protein — protein MRNFILVLLLTSMPVATFAQSSKEKHTTVFKNGTLIDVNGGPSKTEMTVVVSGNRIITVGKSRTTKIPKGSKIVDATGKFLIPGLWDMHVHMFNNISRVGTDNHEVYFPLLIANGVTAARDMFSDPDDIKLAKQWQKQIEAGKLIGPRLFVSSSIVDGVPTFLPNLMGVKNAAEARAAVRSLKAAGAGLIKVYWNLTPETYFAIADESKKLGIPFAGHVPFLVSAAEVSNAGQKSIEHLTGILETCTSKEVELRNKEWTPAVYEEMVATFDDKKCLELYKRFAKNGTYHVPTAILHRGMALYDEPGFLDDPSFKYVPKSMMKEWSESPQLDRDHDLKTRKERYNWLLDMIGTMYRAGVPIMTGTDNNNPYVVPGFALHSELELFVRAGLTPIQALQSATIVPARYLGLTRSNGSTEKGKIADIILLDADPLSDIRNTRKIAAVMVNGKLLDRADLDKMLKTVEASATNN, from the coding sequence ATGCGGAATTTTATTTTGGTACTTCTATTGACGTCGATGCCGGTTGCGACTTTTGCGCAATCCAGTAAGGAAAAGCATACGACCGTTTTCAAGAACGGAACACTGATCGATGTAAACGGCGGGCCGTCAAAGACGGAAATGACGGTCGTAGTTTCGGGAAACCGAATAATTACGGTCGGCAAGAGCCGGACCACAAAGATCCCCAAAGGCTCGAAGATCGTCGATGCGACCGGCAAGTTTCTGATCCCGGGGTTGTGGGATATGCATGTGCATATGTTCAACAACATCTCACGGGTCGGCACGGACAACCATGAGGTATATTTTCCGCTTTTAATTGCTAATGGCGTTACGGCGGCGCGCGATATGTTCAGCGACCCGGACGACATAAAGCTCGCAAAGCAATGGCAGAAGCAGATCGAAGCCGGGAAACTGATAGGCCCCCGCCTCTTCGTCAGCAGCAGTATTGTTGACGGTGTTCCGACTTTTTTGCCGAATTTGATGGGAGTCAAAAACGCTGCTGAAGCCCGAGCTGCCGTTCGTTCGCTGAAGGCTGCCGGGGCGGGACTTATTAAGGTCTATTGGAACCTGACGCCGGAGACTTATTTCGCGATAGCTGACGAATCGAAAAAGCTAGGCATTCCATTTGCCGGGCACGTCCCGTTTCTGGTGAGTGCGGCGGAAGTTTCCAATGCCGGACAGAAAAGCATCGAACATCTGACCGGCATTCTCGAGACATGTACAAGCAAGGAAGTCGAGTTACGCAACAAAGAATGGACACCAGCCGTCTATGAGGAAATGGTCGCGACGTTTGATGATAAGAAATGTCTTGAGCTTTATAAACGCTTCGCGAAAAATGGTACTTATCATGTTCCGACTGCGATACTTCACCGCGGTATGGCTCTTTATGATGAGCCCGGCTTTCTTGATGATCCGAGCTTCAAATACGTGCCAAAGAGTATGATGAAAGAATGGTCCGAGTCGCCGCAGCTCGACAGAGATCATGATCTCAAAACCCGTAAGGAGCGATATAATTGGCTTCTCGATATGATCGGAACAATGTATCGTGCGGGCGTTCCGATCATGACGGGAACTGACAATAATAACCCTTACGTCGTTCCGGGTTTTGCATTGCACTCCGAATTAGAATTGTTTGTCAGGGCTGGCCTGACCCCGATCCAAGCGTTGCAAAGTGCGACGATCGTTCCAGCCAGATATCTTGGATTGACGCGATCTAATGGCTCGACCGAAAAGGGAAAAATTGCGGATATCATCCTGCTCGACGCAGATCCACTTTCGGACATAAGAAACACACGAAAGATCGCTGCCGTCATGGTTAACGGAAAGCTGTTGGATAGAGCCGACCTCGACAAAATGCTAAAAACGGTCGAGGCCTCGGCGACGAATAACTGA